A single Nitrosospira multiformis ATCC 25196 DNA region contains:
- a CDS encoding ATP-binding protein: MNDWDRLYDRAETLLSRLEGLLRADAPEPEWNAAAFRWRKTGRSGFIEPVRYPDSITFEALQSIGRQKSLVDQNTRQFVRHHPANNVLLTGARGTGKSSLVKAMLNKYAADGLRLIEVEKHHLVDLPEIVEKVYRRPERFILYCDDLSFESGEPGYKALKVVLDGSIATASENVLVYATSNRRHLMPEYRVDNQDTRHTGGEIHPSEAVEEKTSLSERFGLWISFYPFDQEQYLDIVARWLAYFGIDKMDDSIREEALRWALGRGSRNGRVAWQFARDRAGREKAGQKPADKTEFRAEQ, translated from the coding sequence ATGAACGATTGGGATAGGTTGTATGATCGGGCGGAAACTCTGCTCTCCCGGCTGGAAGGGTTGCTGCGCGCTGACGCGCCCGAGCCGGAGTGGAATGCCGCAGCCTTTCGCTGGCGAAAGACAGGACGCAGCGGATTCATCGAACCGGTGCGTTATCCTGATAGCATCACCTTCGAGGCATTGCAGAGCATAGGGCGGCAAAAAAGCCTTGTAGATCAGAATACACGGCAATTCGTGCGGCATCATCCTGCCAATAACGTGCTGCTTACGGGAGCTCGCGGAACAGGCAAGTCGTCGCTGGTAAAAGCGATGCTGAATAAATACGCAGCCGATGGGTTGCGTCTCATCGAAGTAGAAAAGCACCATCTCGTTGATTTGCCGGAAATCGTGGAGAAGGTATATCGTCGTCCGGAACGCTTCATTCTCTATTGCGACGACCTGTCGTTTGAATCCGGCGAGCCAGGCTACAAGGCCCTGAAAGTGGTTCTCGATGGCTCGATTGCCACTGCGTCCGAGAATGTGCTTGTCTACGCCACCTCCAATCGGCGCCACCTGATGCCCGAATATAGGGTGGATAACCAGGACACGCGGCATACCGGAGGGGAGATTCACCCGAGCGAAGCGGTCGAGGAAAAGACGTCGCTATCGGAACGTTTTGGTTTATGGATATCTTTTTACCCTTTCGACCAGGAACAGTATCTGGACATCGTGGCGCGCTGGCTCGCCTATTTCGGCATAGACAAAATGGACGACAGCATACGGGAAGAAGCGCTACGCTGGGCCCTCGGACGAGGTTCCCGCAACGGGCGGGTGGCGTGGCAGTTCGCGCGCGACCGGGCAGGTAGAGAGAAAGCTGGGCAGAAACCCGCGGACAAAACAGAGTTCCGCGCGGAACAATAA